Proteins co-encoded in one Saprospira grandis genomic window:
- a CDS encoding SDR family oxidoreductase, producing MQLQNAKVVVTGGSSGIGKATAQLLIEKGAKVLITGRNAEKLEQVAQEIGATALALDMADSEQFTAAAQKVQDLMGAPIDVLINNAGIGEFAPLGELSLEQFQKVYMTNVFGLSLLTQAFLPQLKAQKGNIVNIASTAGLKGFATGSIYASSKFALRGLTQCWQAELRPHNIRVQLVNPSEVTTAFNQKDRVERTEEAKKLRSQEIAHAIASALEMDDRGFIPELTVWATNPF from the coding sequence ATGCAACTCCAAAATGCAAAAGTAGTCGTTACGGGCGGAAGCTCGGGAATCGGAAAAGCCACGGCTCAACTACTCATTGAGAAAGGGGCCAAGGTCCTCATCACAGGCCGCAATGCCGAAAAGCTCGAACAAGTGGCCCAAGAAATTGGCGCTACAGCCCTCGCCCTAGACATGGCCGATAGCGAGCAGTTTACTGCAGCCGCTCAAAAGGTCCAAGATCTTATGGGCGCCCCCATTGATGTCCTCATCAATAATGCGGGCATCGGAGAATTTGCCCCCTTGGGCGAGCTCAGCCTAGAGCAGTTCCAAAAGGTCTATATGACCAATGTCTTCGGCCTTAGCTTACTCACCCAAGCCTTTTTGCCTCAACTCAAGGCCCAAAAGGGCAATATTGTTAATATTGCTTCTACTGCTGGCCTCAAAGGCTTTGCCACAGGCTCTATCTATGCTTCTTCTAAATTTGCCCTTCGTGGACTCACCCAATGCTGGCAGGCCGAACTCCGCCCCCACAATATTCGGGTGCAGTTGGTCAACCCCTCAGAGGTCACTACGGCCTTTAACCAAAAAGATCGGGTCGAGCGAACAGAAGAGGCCAAAAAGCTCCGCAGCCAAGAGATTGCTCACGCCATTGCCTCTGCCCTAGAAATGGACGACCGCGGCTTTATTCCAGAACTCACCGTCTGGGCCACCAACCCCTTTTAA
- a CDS encoding 3-hydroxyacyl-CoA dehydrogenase family protein encodes MKNVVVIGAGTMGNGIAHVFAMQGYKVQLVDVSEQALSKAMATIEKNLDRMLRKEKIDEAGKTATLANITPGADLTKAAANADLIVEAATENVDLKLKIFKQMDEAAPEGCILATNTSSISITKIAAVTSRPELVIGMHFMNPVPVMKLVEVIRGYATSDETLNTIMELSKNLKKVPVEVNDYPGFIANRILMPMINEAIYSLYESVAGVEEIDTVMKLGMAHPMGPLQLADFIGLDVCLSILNVLYDGFGQDKYAPCPLLVNMVTAGKLGAKTGEGFYRYTPGSKDKEVAPFFKK; translated from the coding sequence ATGAAAAATGTTGTTGTGATAGGTGCAGGAACTATGGGGAATGGAATTGCCCACGTTTTTGCCATGCAGGGCTATAAGGTCCAATTGGTAGATGTATCTGAACAAGCACTAAGCAAAGCTATGGCGACCATCGAAAAGAATTTGGACCGCATGCTGCGCAAAGAGAAAATTGACGAGGCAGGCAAAACAGCTACACTCGCTAATATTACTCCCGGCGCTGACCTCACTAAGGCCGCAGCCAATGCCGACCTAATCGTAGAGGCCGCTACAGAAAATGTAGATCTCAAACTCAAGATCTTTAAGCAAATGGATGAGGCCGCTCCCGAAGGCTGTATCTTGGCCACAAATACCTCTTCTATTTCTATTACAAAGATCGCCGCCGTGACTAGCCGCCCCGAATTGGTCATCGGTATGCACTTTATGAACCCCGTACCCGTCATGAAACTGGTCGAGGTCATCCGTGGATATGCCACCTCTGATGAGACCCTAAATACCATTATGGAGCTTTCTAAAAACCTAAAGAAGGTCCCTGTAGAAGTGAATGATTATCCCGGCTTTATTGCTAACCGTATCCTCATGCCGATGATTAACGAGGCCATTTATAGCCTTTATGAGTCGGTAGCTGGTGTAGAAGAAATTGATACCGTAATGAAGTTGGGCATGGCGCACCCTATGGGCCCCTTACAACTAGCCGACTTTATTGGACTAGATGTTTGTTTGTCTATTCTCAATGTCCTCTATGATGGCTTTGGCCAAGATAAATATGCTCCCTGCCCCTTACTGGTCAATATGGTCACGGCAGGTAAACTAGGCGCCAAAACAGGCGAAGGTTTCTACCGCTATACGCCCGGCAGCAAAGATAAAGAAGTGGCTCCCTTCTTTAAGAAATAG
- a CDS encoding metal-dependent transcriptional regulator, protein MNELDLSITEENYLKAIYKLADLAPGPVSTNAIAQEVQISAASVSDMLRRLSEKELIVYEKYKGVRLNPQGKQQALALIRKHRLWETFLVEKLDFSWDEVHPLAEQLEHIRSIELVDRLDAFLGHPKVDPHGDPIPDAEGNFHVLEHIILAELKEGQCARIVGVKEDDADFLRYLEELGLQLGVELQLIKHFSFDGSLLVQKKDGPQLQLSKKLGQHLFVRLC, encoded by the coding sequence ATGAATGAGCTAGACCTCTCCATCACAGAAGAAAACTACCTAAAGGCCATCTATAAATTGGCCGACCTAGCCCCTGGGCCAGTATCTACCAACGCCATTGCTCAGGAGGTGCAGATTTCTGCCGCCTCGGTCAGCGATATGCTCCGCCGCCTATCTGAAAAAGAGCTAATTGTTTATGAAAAATATAAGGGGGTCCGCCTCAACCCCCAAGGCAAGCAGCAGGCCTTGGCCCTTATCCGAAAGCACCGCCTTTGGGAAACCTTTTTGGTAGAAAAACTAGACTTTAGCTGGGATGAGGTCCACCCTCTAGCCGAACAGCTCGAGCATATTCGCTCTATAGAATTGGTGGACCGCCTAGATGCTTTTTTGGGCCACCCAAAAGTAGACCCACATGGCGACCCCATTCCAGATGCAGAGGGCAATTTTCATGTGCTAGAGCATATCATTTTGGCCGAGCTAAAAGAAGGGCAATGCGCTCGCATTGTGGGCGTAAAAGAGGATGATGCCGACTTTCTCCGCTATTTAGAAGAATTGGGCCTACAGCTGGGCGTAGAGCTACAGCTCATTAAGCACTTTAGCTTTGATGGCAGCTTGCTGGTCCAGAAAAAAGATGGCCCACAACTACAACTGAGCAAAAAATTGGGGCAGCACCTTTTTGTTCGCCTTTGCTAA
- a CDS encoding aminopeptidase, with protein sequence MNYLKKYAKLLVGYSLSVQPGERVYIASTTLAEDLVREVYAEVLKAGGIPYVSLSFREQGRLLNQYGEAPQLQAIDPIYAQAMQEFECYLYIRAPFYGQLCYSPNGDKQKLRALAHAPYRKLYSERTADLRLKRSLCEYPTMAHAQNAGLSLDEYTDFIYTACRLDAADPKAAWEALSREQQGIVDHLNACSQIHYKGEGIDIQFSTAGRKWINSDGKTNMPSGEVYTAPVEDSVEGQIHFAYPSIFQGQEVEGITLWVKAGEIQRWEAKKGQKLLDQIFEIPGARRFGEAAIGTNRDIQRPVKNILFDEKIGGTVHMAVGQTYMQCGGKNQSAIHWDMIAEMKNGGEIWADGEKIYDSGQFLLG encoded by the coding sequence ATGAACTACCTGAAAAAATATGCAAAACTCTTGGTCGGTTACTCCCTAAGTGTACAGCCCGGCGAAAGAGTATATATCGCTTCTACCACTCTGGCCGAAGATTTAGTCCGCGAGGTTTATGCCGAGGTGCTCAAAGCCGGAGGCATTCCTTATGTTAGCCTTAGCTTTAGAGAACAAGGCCGCCTGCTCAACCAATACGGCGAAGCGCCCCAACTGCAAGCTATTGACCCTATCTATGCACAGGCTATGCAGGAGTTTGAATGCTATCTCTATATTAGAGCGCCCTTCTATGGCCAACTCTGCTATAGCCCCAATGGCGATAAACAAAAACTCAGAGCCCTAGCGCATGCGCCTTATCGCAAATTATATAGCGAACGAACCGCCGACCTGCGCCTAAAACGCAGCCTTTGCGAATATCCCACTATGGCCCATGCCCAAAATGCTGGCCTGAGCCTAGATGAATATACCGACTTTATCTATACCGCCTGCCGCCTAGATGCAGCAGACCCCAAAGCCGCTTGGGAGGCCCTAAGCAGAGAGCAGCAAGGCATTGTGGACCACCTCAATGCTTGTAGCCAAATTCACTATAAAGGCGAAGGAATCGATATTCAGTTTAGTACAGCTGGCCGCAAATGGATCAACTCCGACGGAAAAACAAATATGCCTTCCGGAGAGGTCTATACCGCCCCCGTAGAAGATTCCGTAGAGGGCCAAATCCATTTCGCTTATCCCTCCATTTTTCAAGGCCAAGAGGTTGAAGGGATTACGCTTTGGGTCAAAGCTGGAGAAATTCAACGTTGGGAGGCCAAAAAAGGCCAAAAACTACTGGACCAAATCTTTGAAATCCCCGGCGCCCGCCGCTTTGGCGAGGCCGCTATCGGCACCAACCGAGATATTCAACGCCCCGTCAAAAATATTCTCTTCGATGAGAAGATTGGCGGAACGGTACATATGGCCGTAGGACAAACCTATATGCAGTGTGGGGGCAAAAATCAATCAGCTATCCATTGGGATATGATCGCTGAAATGAAAAATGGCGGAGAAATCTGGGCCGATGGCGAGAAGATTTATGACTCTGGCCAGTTTTTATTAGGCTAA
- a CDS encoding aminoacyl-tRNA deacylase, with protein sequence MKKTNAMRLLAAAKIPYKSILYQYDSENLDVAKIAEENGLPLAQIYKSLVLQGSNKQLLMALVPGDRQLDLKGLKKSLGIKQLELLPQAQLQAKTGYIRGGCSPLGLKQPIPIYMDQRALDLPLFAINAGKRGILLELSPLALKELLQIEVLRLSKA encoded by the coding sequence ATGAAAAAGACCAATGCCATGCGGCTATTAGCAGCGGCAAAAATTCCCTATAAAAGCATTTTATATCAGTACGATAGCGAGAACCTAGATGTGGCCAAAATTGCCGAAGAAAATGGATTGCCCTTGGCCCAGATTTACAAAAGTTTGGTCCTGCAGGGCAGCAATAAGCAGCTCTTAATGGCTTTGGTGCCTGGCGATCGGCAATTGGACCTCAAAGGGCTCAAAAAAAGTTTGGGCATTAAGCAACTAGAGCTTTTACCTCAAGCTCAGCTACAAGCTAAAACAGGCTACATCCGTGGAGGCTGTAGTCCCTTGGGCCTCAAGCAGCCTATACCCATTTATATGGACCAAAGGGCGCTAGATTTGCCCCTATTTGCCATCAATGCAGGCAAAAGAGGCATTTTGCTAGAACTCTCCCCCTTGGCCCTTAAGGAGCTCTTGCAAATAGAAGTCTTGCGGCTTTCTAAGGCCTAG
- a CDS encoding M15 family metallopeptidase has translation MDKFSPFLLLSLLFLLACQGEVVEEKAEPSSEEKTDSAVSLAPAEDTAFLYAEARRLRQLEIRDSLLSLEDSAWVDLQQLIPQAEYEIRYATSNNFMELQVYDCPGCYTRLAVAKSLMKVQQNLDSMGLSLKFFDCYRPSSAQWALWKKTPDPRYVHPPKQGSMHSRGNALDLSLVDSLGRELDMGTPFDYFGKEAYWSYTQHSEEVNKNRKLLRQQMQAAGFSTIRTEWWHFVYKAQRFPLSNWQWSCPTDSLEQKG, from the coding sequence ATGGATAAGTTTAGCCCTTTTTTACTGCTGAGTTTGCTTTTTTTGCTTGCCTGTCAAGGCGAGGTTGTAGAAGAAAAAGCGGAGCCTAGTTCAGAAGAAAAAACAGACAGTGCTGTATCTCTGGCTCCGGCTGAAGATACAGCATTTTTGTACGCAGAAGCTCGTCGGCTTAGGCAATTAGAAATTCGAGACTCCTTACTTTCTTTAGAGGATAGTGCCTGGGTAGATTTGCAGCAATTGATTCCGCAGGCGGAATATGAAATTCGTTATGCAACGAGCAACAACTTTATGGAATTGCAGGTCTATGATTGTCCGGGCTGTTATACGCGTTTGGCGGTGGCCAAATCCTTAATGAAAGTGCAGCAGAATTTGGATAGTATGGGCCTAAGTCTTAAATTCTTTGATTGCTACCGGCCCTCTTCGGCGCAGTGGGCCCTTTGGAAGAAAACGCCAGACCCTCGTTATGTGCATCCGCCCAAGCAGGGCTCTATGCACAGCCGTGGCAACGCCTTAGATCTCAGTTTGGTGGATAGTTTGGGTCGGGAATTGGATATGGGTACTCCCTTTGATTATTTTGGCAAAGAAGCCTATTGGTCCTATACCCAACATTCGGAAGAAGTGAATAAAAACCGTAAATTGTTGCGGCAGCAGATGCAAGCTGCTGGCTTTTCTACTATTCGGACCGAGTGGTGGCATTTTGTTTATAAAGCCCAACGCTTTCCCTTATCTAATTGGCAATGGTCTTGCCCCACAGATAGTTTGGAGCAAAAGGGCTAA
- the tatC gene encoding twin-arginine translocase subunit TatC, which yields MALLSFIKRRAQRQQEQDGEGAEMSFVEHLDELRMHLIRAFIGISAAAIVMFFATELVFKYVIFGPLDPNFITYKLFCGISEQLGTKALCYTPVNPELQTFDMGEAFLLHIKVCLIGGLIVSFPYVLYEFWKFVRPGLYNSEVSATRGVVGVGSLLFLLGVAFGYFILSPFAINFLVGYQLPMVNEGQSIIKAKSFVNYMIMFTLPAGLIFELPIIVYYLARMGIVTAAGMRQYRRHSIIGILLLSAMITPPDVMTQIIVSIPVYILYELSINIAKKQEKKRKEELGMLEDQA from the coding sequence ATGGCCTTACTTTCTTTCATCAAGCGAAGGGCCCAGCGCCAACAAGAACAAGATGGCGAAGGGGCCGAAATGAGCTTTGTCGAGCATTTGGATGAGCTGCGGATGCACCTCATTCGCGCCTTTATCGGCATTAGTGCGGCGGCTATTGTGATGTTCTTTGCCACCGAGCTGGTCTTTAAATATGTCATTTTTGGTCCGCTAGACCCCAACTTTATTACCTATAAGTTATTTTGTGGCATCTCGGAACAGCTAGGGACCAAAGCTCTTTGCTACACGCCAGTTAACCCCGAGCTACAAACCTTTGATATGGGGGAAGCCTTTTTGCTCCACATCAAAGTCTGCTTAATTGGGGGATTGATTGTCTCTTTTCCTTATGTGCTTTATGAGTTCTGGAAATTTGTTCGTCCGGGCCTCTATAATAGCGAGGTGAGCGCCACTCGTGGCGTAGTGGGCGTGGGGAGTTTGCTCTTTTTGTTGGGGGTAGCTTTTGGCTACTTCATTTTATCGCCTTTTGCGATCAACTTTTTGGTGGGCTATCAGCTGCCTATGGTCAATGAGGGGCAAAGCATTATTAAGGCCAAGTCTTTTGTGAACTATATGATTATGTTCACCTTGCCTGCTGGCCTTATTTTCGAACTACCTATTATTGTGTATTATTTGGCCCGTATGGGGATTGTCACCGCTGCGGGAATGCGGCAATATCGTCGGCATTCTATTATTGGGATTCTTTTGCTTTCGGCAATGATTACGCCCCCAGATGTCATGACGCAAATTATTGTTTCTATTCCCGTTTACATTCTCTATGAGCTAAGCATTAACATTGCGAAAAAGCAAGAGAAAAAACGAAAAGAAGAATTGGGCATGCTTGAAGATCAGGCCTAA
- the smpB gene encoding SsrA-binding protein SmpB: MEFKNKIEIVNRKARHLYEFVYTLEVGIVLQGTEIKSIRQGKVNMGDAFCRVVEGELLLEKLHISVYELGTYNNHEPLRPRKLLAHKQEIKKLLGRVKEKGFSIVPYRLYLNERGKVKLEIALARGKKSFDKRDSLKQKDLKRDMDRNLKYG; the protein is encoded by the coding sequence ATGGAATTTAAGAATAAAATCGAAATCGTCAACCGCAAAGCGCGACATTTATATGAATTTGTGTACACCCTAGAAGTGGGGATTGTATTGCAAGGGACCGAAATTAAGTCTATTCGTCAGGGCAAAGTCAATATGGGCGATGCTTTTTGTCGGGTCGTTGAGGGAGAGCTTTTGTTGGAAAAGCTGCACATTTCGGTTTATGAGCTAGGGACCTACAACAATCATGAGCCTTTGCGGCCTCGTAAGCTCTTGGCCCACAAACAAGAAATTAAGAAATTGCTGGGTCGAGTAAAGGAAAAAGGATTTTCTATTGTACCTTATCGCCTTTATTTAAATGAGCGGGGGAAGGTTAAATTGGAAATTGCCTTGGCCCGTGGTAAAAAGAGTTTTGATAAGCGCGACAGTCTGAAGCAAAAGGACCTCAAGCGTGATATGGACCGCAATTTAAAATATGGATAA
- a CDS encoding OmpA family protein, which yields MKYNFSLLFLVLFGSLQAQVLQNIVRNPSFEQYRQQYPKDLGQISLSTYWGGANLAGADYYHERSEGSNVAVPRNKMGRTKAKTGRGYAGVYAYTSRYSKRDYREYVQVKLKHPLKRGETYCIKAQLYLAEASNRALGAFGAGASRFPMEQEDEAVLQNVKFTYLFNQDRSPLDQRQWVEVQGDYVAEGGENFLILGNFQDDRSTKVTGAIEVDSFRNPHVDFAYYFIDDVCLTSQKSNFTCNCGSFEMLNTQRREKIVLDVRLNRKEYRLNQVDILEQVQFERGNAIFLEGAKEELDNLAKIMEMNPSYEIEISGHTSNKGDPRENHFLSKKRAKAVYDYLVASGVHRSRLKYRGYGQARPIALNDSSAGRAKNERIQIKLLKK from the coding sequence ATGAAATACAACTTTAGTCTTTTGTTTTTGGTCCTTTTTGGCAGTTTGCAGGCGCAGGTATTACAAAATATAGTGCGCAATCCTAGTTTTGAGCAATATCGGCAGCAGTACCCTAAAGACCTGGGGCAGATCAGTTTATCGACCTATTGGGGGGGCGCTAATTTGGCGGGGGCCGACTACTACCATGAGCGATCGGAGGGTAGTAATGTAGCGGTGCCTCGGAACAAAATGGGGCGGACCAAGGCCAAGACGGGTCGGGGATATGCGGGAGTATATGCCTATACTAGTCGCTATAGTAAAAGAGATTATCGGGAATATGTTCAGGTCAAGCTCAAGCATCCGCTTAAGCGGGGCGAGACCTATTGCATCAAGGCGCAGCTCTATTTGGCCGAGGCCTCTAATCGGGCATTGGGGGCATTTGGGGCTGGGGCCAGTCGTTTTCCGATGGAGCAGGAAGACGAGGCTGTTTTGCAGAATGTAAAATTCACTTATTTATTCAATCAGGACCGTTCGCCCTTGGACCAGCGGCAGTGGGTAGAAGTGCAGGGAGACTATGTAGCAGAGGGGGGAGAAAACTTCTTGATTTTGGGGAATTTTCAGGATGATCGTTCGACCAAAGTGACAGGAGCGATAGAAGTGGATTCTTTTCGCAATCCGCATGTAGACTTTGCCTACTACTTTATAGATGATGTTTGTTTGACCAGTCAGAAGTCGAACTTTACATGTAATTGTGGGAGTTTTGAGATGCTCAATACGCAGCGGCGGGAAAAAATTGTTTTGGATGTTCGTTTGAACCGCAAAGAATACCGCCTCAATCAGGTAGATATTTTGGAGCAGGTTCAATTTGAGCGGGGCAATGCGATATTTTTGGAGGGGGCCAAAGAAGAGTTGGATAATTTGGCCAAGATCATGGAGATGAACCCCAGCTACGAAATTGAGATATCGGGGCACACCAGCAACAAAGGGGATCCCAGAGAAAATCATTTTTTGTCGAAGAAGCGGGCCAAGGCCGTATATGACTATTTGGTGGCCTCTGGGGTGCATCGCAGTCGCTTAAAATATCGGGGATATGGACAGGCGCGGCCCATTGCCTTGAATGATAGTTCGGCGGGTCGGGCGAAAAATGAGCGCATTCAAATTAAGCTGCTGAAAAAGTAG
- a CDS encoding GWxTD domain-containing protein, which produces MRLSPILFLLIFGLQACAPSHYSPFYKLEYQQYDKAMVLRTDCIQKGQHFYLRWEHPKSNYILDVQVYPHQSKETLLYHEVLDFQAVELGQAQSLKLGDFKVGGQPLVLKLQIASPQKKLLSTQLFYLNGPERQIGQEIYLEHSDGRPFLGSYAKAEEVLQLASAADSIQLFCIDFFPKSQAPAPPPYSDNSGIFLGQNQRPKARFWVKKGQELRLSQEGLYWIRSDSNASQGIYLNYFGEDFPKINRIKDLILGSRYITKNIEYNKMNEAENPKKALDEFWLARSRKEAVARKLIKSYYGRMEYANQSFSSYKEGWKTDRGIIYTIFGPPQLIRQTNKELHWYYGSSRGRYPVHFTFSAYEGQWILQRSSQYRSAWNAEVLNWRNAIQ; this is translated from the coding sequence ATGCGCCTCTCTCCCATTCTTTTTCTTCTCATTTTTGGTCTACAAGCCTGCGCCCCCAGCCATTATAGTCCCTTCTATAAACTAGAGTATCAGCAGTATGATAAAGCGATGGTTTTACGGACCGACTGCATCCAAAAAGGGCAGCATTTTTATCTGCGCTGGGAGCACCCAAAAAGCAACTACATCCTTGATGTTCAAGTCTATCCACATCAGAGCAAAGAGACGCTTTTGTATCATGAGGTCCTCGATTTTCAGGCCGTGGAGTTGGGGCAGGCCCAAAGCCTAAAGTTAGGCGATTTTAAGGTGGGGGGCCAGCCATTGGTCCTCAAACTACAAATTGCTTCGCCCCAAAAGAAGCTGCTGAGCACCCAACTGTTCTACCTCAATGGTCCAGAGCGACAAATTGGCCAAGAGATTTATCTAGAACATAGCGATGGCCGCCCCTTTCTGGGCAGCTACGCCAAAGCGGAGGAGGTCCTGCAATTGGCTAGCGCCGCCGACTCTATACAGCTTTTTTGTATCGATTTTTTTCCCAAGTCTCAAGCCCCCGCCCCTCCCCCATACAGCGATAATAGCGGCATCTTTTTGGGCCAAAACCAACGCCCAAAAGCCCGATTTTGGGTCAAAAAAGGCCAAGAGCTACGCCTCAGCCAAGAGGGGCTCTACTGGATTCGGAGCGATAGCAACGCCAGCCAGGGCATTTATCTCAACTACTTTGGCGAGGATTTCCCCAAAATTAACCGCATCAAAGACCTTATTCTCGGTAGCCGATATATCACGAAAAATATAGAGTATAACAAAATGAATGAGGCCGAAAATCCCAAAAAGGCCCTAGACGAATTTTGGCTGGCCCGAAGCCGAAAAGAAGCCGTGGCCCGAAAACTCATCAAAAGCTATTATGGCCGCATGGAGTACGCCAACCAGAGCTTTAGCAGCTATAAAGAAGGCTGGAAAACGGATAGAGGAATAATTTATACTATCTTTGGGCCGCCACAACTTATTCGACAAACCAATAAGGAATTGCACTGGTACTATGGCAGCAGCCGCGGCCGCTACCCCGTCCATTTTACCTTTAGTGCCTATGAGGGCCAATGGATACTCCAACGCAGCAGCCAATACCGCAGCGCCTGGAATGCCGAAGTCCTCAACTGGCGAAATGCCATACAATAG
- a CDS encoding potassium channel family protein, whose product MLTNKFKVRKHKNKTRSTSQQHYQRVSKYLRNIALAAGLLVLTVLIGVVGFMFIDNYSLSDAFYMTIITLSTVGYGEIQPLSFNGRLFTSFIIIFNIGIFAYAISVLSSFIIEGDLRKFMKDYRMYQKIQSLHNHTIICGFGRHGREISQELTKNKLPYVIIESDEEKVEELRKGGYAFIEGDAAMDQTLLDAGIEHAMSIVVTFGDDALNVYTVLTARELNKLVRVIARASNHSVERKLLRAGADYAVLSEVIGGFYMATLIYQPRMVEFLNLLSNLGNDVSMSFKEVDYKDLRPEFKDKQIRDLNLRSQTGVNIIGARLANGKYIINPGPDTAIVKGMSLVILGDEEQVETFERVVMHPKHRPLA is encoded by the coding sequence ATGCTCACGAATAAATTTAAGGTTAGAAAACATAAAAATAAAACTCGCTCTACTTCTCAACAGCATTATCAGCGAGTGAGTAAGTACCTGCGCAATATTGCTTTGGCTGCAGGCTTACTGGTCCTTACGGTCCTTATTGGGGTCGTGGGCTTTATGTTTATTGATAATTATAGCCTTTCCGATGCGTTTTATATGACCATCATTACTTTATCGACGGTGGGCTATGGCGAGATTCAGCCGCTTTCTTTTAATGGGCGCCTGTTTACCTCTTTCATCATTATTTTCAATATCGGAATTTTTGCCTATGCTATTTCGGTCCTTTCTTCTTTTATTATTGAAGGGGACCTGCGGAAATTCATGAAAGATTATCGTATGTATCAGAAAATACAATCTTTGCATAACCACACGATTATTTGTGGCTTTGGGCGACACGGTCGGGAGATTTCTCAGGAGCTGACCAAAAATAAGTTGCCCTATGTGATTATTGAAAGCGATGAGGAAAAGGTGGAGGAGCTCCGCAAAGGCGGCTATGCCTTTATTGAGGGCGATGCGGCTATGGACCAAACTCTTTTGGATGCCGGCATTGAGCATGCCATGTCTATTGTGGTCACTTTTGGCGATGATGCCTTAAATGTATATACGGTACTTACTGCCCGAGAACTAAATAAGTTGGTCCGAGTGATTGCCCGGGCCTCTAACCATTCGGTAGAGCGAAAACTCTTGCGCGCTGGAGCCGATTATGCCGTTTTATCAGAGGTGATTGGAGGCTTTTATATGGCCACCCTTATTTATCAGCCCCGAATGGTGGAGTTTCTCAACCTCTTGTCCAATTTGGGCAATGATGTCTCTATGAGCTTTAAAGAGGTGGATTATAAAGATTTGCGGCCAGAGTTTAAAGATAAACAGATTAGAGACCTGAATCTGCGCTCCCAAACTGGGGTAAATATCATTGGGGCCCGCTTGGCCAATGGTAAGTATATTATTAACCCTGGACCAGATACGGCTATTGTCAAAGGCATGAGCCTCGTTATTTTGGGCGATGAGGAGCAGGTAGAAACCTTTGAGCGGGTAGTCATGCATCCCAAACATCGTCCACTTGCGTAG